A single window of Phycisphaeraceae bacterium DNA harbors:
- a CDS encoding DUF433 domain-containing protein, with protein sequence MRWEDHISVTSGVRSGKPCIKGTRITAVDVLQYLASGMTEAQILADFPQLRPEHIRAVLAYAAEREQRLADPHAA encoded by the coding sequence GTGCGTTGGGAAGATCACATCTCGGTGACCTCGGGCGTGCGGAGCGGCAAGCCCTGCATCAAGGGCACGCGGATCACAGCCGTTGATGTCCTCCAATACCTCGCCTCCGGAATGACCGAGGCTCAGATTCTGGCCGACTTTCCCCAGCTTCGGCCCGAGCACATCAGGGCCGTCCTCGCGTACGCGGCGGAGCGGGAACAGCGACTCGCTGACCCGCACGCGGCGTGA
- a CDS encoding IS4 family transposase yields MGPWINQELAGCRFADARLAGRFGLLMEQLSKGLGQSLPLACGDWASTKAAYRFLDNKRVSEAEILAGHMQATRARVGAVDGPVLALHDTTEFSFTRERAHAIGVTNRVAAGHKDEKGRQRMHTVCGILMHSSLIVTTDGVPLGLAAIKLWTRKRFKGTNALKGRGLDAGTHSVNTTRIPIELKESIRWLENVRQSTANIGDAARCIHIGDRESDIYELFSECASLGTKFVFRTCVDRRVEDGRRTVANAMDEQRVRAVHRLEVRDDKGRPSNAVLELKYHQIEVCPPIGKEKRYGTMVLSVIHAKERGVPKGRAAIDWKLVTNLSIRSKADAIEKLDWYALRWKIETFHKVLKSGCRAEDSRLRTAERLVNLIAIMCILAWRVLWLTMMNRASPDLPVKLVFTNSEINLLERLVPVNDGSRKKTVGNFLTRLARLGGYLNRARDAPPGNMVLWRGMARLTDIHLGYCLAKDVGN; encoded by the coding sequence ATGGGACCGTGGATCAATCAGGAGCTTGCTGGCTGCCGCTTTGCCGATGCCCGACTGGCTGGGCGGTTCGGTCTACTCATGGAGCAGCTCTCCAAGGGGCTTGGCCAGTCACTGCCGCTGGCGTGCGGTGATTGGGCCAGCACCAAGGCCGCGTATCGCTTTCTTGACAACAAGCGTGTGAGCGAGGCAGAGATCCTGGCCGGGCACATGCAGGCCACGCGGGCGCGTGTCGGCGCTGTCGATGGTCCAGTCCTTGCACTGCACGACACGACCGAGTTCTCATTCACCCGTGAGCGAGCGCACGCGATTGGTGTCACCAACAGGGTGGCCGCGGGTCACAAGGATGAGAAGGGTCGCCAGCGAATGCACACTGTCTGCGGCATCCTCATGCACTCGAGTCTCATCGTCACCACTGACGGCGTGCCCCTCGGTCTCGCGGCGATCAAGCTCTGGACACGCAAGAGGTTCAAGGGCACCAACGCGCTCAAGGGCAGAGGTCTCGACGCGGGCACGCATTCGGTCAACACCACTCGCATCCCGATTGAGCTGAAGGAGAGCATCCGCTGGCTTGAAAATGTGCGTCAATCGACCGCGAACATCGGTGACGCCGCTCGCTGCATCCACATCGGCGACCGGGAGAGCGACATCTATGAGTTGTTCAGCGAATGCGCGTCGCTGGGGACGAAGTTTGTGTTCCGCACTTGCGTCGATCGTCGCGTGGAGGACGGCAGGCGCACCGTGGCCAACGCGATGGACGAACAGCGCGTGAGGGCTGTGCATCGCCTCGAGGTCCGGGACGACAAGGGCCGCCCGTCGAACGCAGTGCTGGAGCTGAAGTACCACCAGATCGAGGTGTGCCCGCCCATCGGGAAGGAGAAGCGCTACGGAACCATGGTGCTGAGTGTGATCCACGCGAAGGAACGGGGCGTGCCCAAGGGCCGCGCGGCAATTGACTGGAAGCTCGTGACCAATCTTTCGATCCGATCGAAGGCCGATGCGATCGAAAAGCTCGATTGGTACGCGCTACGCTGGAAGATCGAGACATTCCACAAGGTGCTCAAGTCAGGATGTCGGGCCGAGGACTCGAGGCTGCGGACTGCCGAGCGACTGGTCAACCTGATCGCGATCATGTGCATTCTGGCATGGCGTGTGCTGTGGCTGACGATGATGAACCGCGCCTCTCCGGACCTCCCGGTGAAGCTGGTCTTCACGAACTCAGAGATCAACCTGCTCGAGCGCCTCGTCCCGGTCAACGACGGCTCAAGAAAGAAGACGGTAGGCAACTTCCTGACGAGGCTCGCTCGACTCGGTGGCTATCTGAACCGGGCCCGCGATGCGCCGCCGGGAAACATGGTCCTATGGCGCGGCATGGCGAGATTGACCGACATCCACCTCGGTTACTGTCTGGCCAAAGATGTGGGTAATTGA
- a CDS encoding transposase domain-containing protein produces MNGPATIRQALNRKNSLIVGSPCGGETAAILSSLTSSCRRHGVDPQVYLTQLLVNLPKTPAEELDHWLPDEWQRRQADSE; encoded by the coding sequence CTGAACGGACCCGCCACGATCCGTCAAGCGCTCAACCGCAAGAACTCGCTCATCGTCGGCAGTCCGTGCGGCGGCGAGACGGCGGCGATCCTCTCGAGCCTCACGAGCTCGTGTCGGCGCCACGGCGTCGACCCACAGGTCTACCTCACGCAGTTGCTTGTGAACCTGCCCAAGACCCCGGCTGAAGAGCTTGATCACTGGCTGCCCGATGAGTGGCAACGCCGTCAGGCCGATTCAGAGTGA
- a CDS encoding site-specific integrase has product MGTVFRKAWTSPLPPGAEIVTVRGCPTARWRLRNGTLRTAEVLTDARGRIRIRGRTPTFVAKFRDGSGVWTEVPTGCKDETAAKAVLANLERRAELIRAGVITAEEDGASRHGSQPIEEHLEAWKEHLRVKGSCDHWLTQAPRRVLRVCQEAGAGRGIRRLRDLTVAAVERWLRERADEGLSAGTRNGYRRALVAFGNWCVRNGRLASSPLAKVATADDRADRRRTRRALTDDELMRLLDAARRRPLAEALTIQKGNRRGEIGAKVSDATRERLDRAGRERALIYKTLVLTGLRKGELASITVAQVDFNGPVPHLLLHARHEKARRGAEIPLRKDLAAELRAWMEETLALAQAEARERDEPVPARLPPSKKLLTVPSGLIRIFNRDLAFAGIATIEKRGGKEIVSKTDERGRTVDIHALRHTFGTHLCRAGVPLRTAQAAMRHSDPSLTANVYTDPKLLDVAGAVEALPALAGTSGQRTASV; this is encoded by the coding sequence ATGGGCACGGTCTTCCGCAAAGCATGGACCTCGCCGCTCCCGCCGGGAGCGGAAATCGTCACGGTGCGGGGGTGCCCAACGGCCCGCTGGCGGCTCCGCAACGGCACGCTCCGAACGGCCGAGGTACTCACCGACGCGCGAGGCCGTATTCGAATCCGCGGCCGTACTCCCACATTCGTCGCCAAGTTCCGCGATGGCAGCGGCGTCTGGACCGAGGTGCCCACCGGCTGCAAGGACGAGACTGCGGCGAAGGCGGTGCTGGCCAACCTCGAGCGCCGGGCCGAACTGATCCGCGCGGGCGTGATCACGGCGGAGGAGGACGGCGCGTCGCGTCATGGCTCTCAGCCGATCGAGGAACACCTCGAGGCGTGGAAGGAGCACCTTCGAGTGAAGGGAAGCTGCGACCACTGGCTCACGCAGGCGCCGCGCCGCGTGCTGCGGGTCTGCCAAGAAGCAGGAGCAGGACGGGGGATTCGACGACTTCGCGACCTCACGGTGGCGGCGGTCGAGCGCTGGCTGCGCGAGCGAGCGGACGAAGGGCTCTCCGCGGGCACGCGGAACGGATACCGCCGGGCGCTCGTGGCCTTCGGCAACTGGTGCGTGCGGAACGGTCGCCTCGCGTCGAGCCCGCTCGCGAAGGTGGCCACCGCCGACGACCGCGCCGATCGGCGCCGCACGCGCCGCGCGCTCACCGACGACGAACTGATGCGGTTGCTCGACGCAGCGCGGCGCCGACCGCTCGCCGAGGCGCTCACCATCCAGAAGGGCAATCGGCGCGGAGAGATAGGAGCCAAGGTCAGCGACGCCACGCGCGAGCGACTCGATCGCGCGGGCCGCGAGCGGGCGTTGATCTACAAGACGCTCGTTCTCACGGGCCTCCGCAAGGGCGAGCTCGCGTCGATCACGGTGGCCCAGGTTGACTTCAACGGCCCGGTGCCGCACCTGCTCCTGCATGCGCGGCACGAGAAGGCTCGTCGCGGCGCGGAGATCCCGCTGCGGAAGGACCTGGCGGCGGAGCTGCGAGCGTGGATGGAGGAGACGCTGGCCCTTGCGCAGGCCGAAGCACGCGAGCGCGACGAGCCCGTGCCCGCGCGGCTGCCGCCCTCAAAGAAGTTGCTCACTGTGCCGAGCGGTCTGATCCGGATCTTCAATCGCGACCTCGCGTTCGCCGGGATCGCCACGATCGAGAAGCGCGGCGGGAAGGAGATCGTCTCGAAGACCGACGAGCGCGGTCGCACGGTCGACATCCACGCGCTGCGGCACACCTTCGGCACGCACCTCTGCCGCGCCGGCGTCCCGCTCCGCACCGCGCAGGCCGCGATGCGTCACAGCGATCCGAGCCTCACCGCGAACGTCTACACCGACCCGAAGCTGCTCGATGTGGCGGGGGCGGTGGAGGCGCTGCCGGCGCTCGCAGGGACATCCGGTCAGCGAACCGCGAGCGTCTGA
- a CDS encoding helix-turn-helix domain-containing protein, protein MSLRAEISTQHAFVLLTAEDVAGQLSCSPRHVRRLSDRGAMPAPVKVGRLVRWDRDSIERWVASGCPALARHRT, encoded by the coding sequence ATGTCACTGCGCGCAGAGATCTCGACGCAGCACGCGTTTGTGCTGCTCACCGCCGAAGATGTGGCTGGCCAGCTCTCGTGCTCGCCGCGCCATGTGCGGCGCTTGAGCGATCGCGGGGCGATGCCTGCGCCCGTCAAAGTCGGCCGCCTCGTGCGCTGGGATCGCGACTCGATCGAGCGCTGGGTCGCATCGGGTTGCCCGGCACTTGCGCGGCATCGAACTTGA
- a CDS encoding DUF5615 family PIN-like protein has translation MKLLFDENLSRGLVALLRDAYPESAHVVDCLPPSSADPVIWEHAKAHGFAIVTKDDDFNALSLVHGAPPKIIWIRPGNVSTEAVAESLRRARRLMEEFVADPRQAIQTLAVR, from the coding sequence GTGAAGCTGCTCTTCGACGAGAATCTGAGCCGGGGGTTGGTGGCGTTGCTTCGCGACGCGTACCCCGAGAGCGCGCATGTCGTCGATTGCCTTCCCCCTTCGAGCGCGGACCCCGTGATCTGGGAGCACGCCAAGGCACACGGCTTCGCGATCGTCACCAAGGACGACGACTTCAACGCATTGAGCCTCGTTCACGGCGCTCCACCCAAGATCATCTGGATTCGCCCTGGCAATGTCTCGACCGAAGCGGTCGCCGAGAGTCTTCGCCGAGCGAGGCGGTTGATGGAGGAGTTCGTCGCCGACCCGCGGCAAGCAATTCAGACGCTCGCGGTTCGCTGA